The following coding sequences lie in one Xanthomonas hyacinthi genomic window:
- a CDS encoding phosphotransferase enzyme family protein: MSAQHQMHSMSAATAAPDWPPLRADEVDTLLRRFALPDAIHALRWHSPRPFSAAAEVETGAGALFVKRHHRRLRDVRTLGEEHRFIAHLRARGAPVPLLLHTAEGATAVQLGDWTYEVQRAAEGEDAYREAASWTAFAGTAHAYAAGRALAGLHRAASGYAAAPRSTTLLVANLRLFGQPQPLPALQRDLARRPALAAWLQRRDWRADLRTHLLPWHAQAWPLLRSPPPALWTHGDWHASNLLWRGQGDASAVSAVFDFGLADRNFALYDLATAIERNLVPWLHLDDGGRAVAELDQLDALLRGYAALLPLDPAQLRVLAALLPLVHADFALSEIEYFAGITGSDANADIAYRRYLLGHADWFGGEEGQRLLQHLQRRAAAWR; the protein is encoded by the coding sequence ATGAGCGCGCAGCACCAGATGCACAGCATGAGCGCGGCCACCGCGGCGCCCGACTGGCCGCCGCTGCGCGCCGACGAGGTGGACACGCTGCTGCGGCGCTTCGCGCTGCCCGACGCGATCCACGCGTTGCGCTGGCACAGCCCGCGCCCGTTCTCCGCGGCGGCCGAGGTCGAGACCGGCGCCGGCGCGCTGTTCGTCAAGCGCCATCACCGCCGCCTGCGCGACGTGCGCACGCTGGGCGAGGAGCATCGCTTCATCGCCCACCTGCGCGCACGCGGCGCGCCGGTGCCGCTGCTGCTGCATACCGCCGAGGGCGCCACCGCAGTGCAATTGGGCGACTGGACCTACGAGGTGCAGCGCGCCGCCGAGGGCGAGGACGCCTATCGTGAGGCGGCGTCGTGGACCGCGTTCGCCGGCACTGCCCACGCCTATGCCGCCGGGCGCGCACTGGCCGGCCTGCACCGCGCCGCCAGCGGCTATGCCGCCGCACCGCGCAGCACCACGCTGCTGGTCGCCAACCTGCGCCTGTTCGGCCAGCCGCAGCCGCTGCCGGCGCTGCAACGCGATCTCGCACGGCGGCCGGCACTGGCCGCCTGGCTGCAGCGCCGCGACTGGCGCGCCGATCTGCGCACGCACCTGCTGCCCTGGCACGCGCAGGCCTGGCCGCTGCTGCGTTCGCCGCCGCCGGCGCTGTGGACGCACGGCGACTGGCACGCCTCCAATCTGCTGTGGCGCGGCCAGGGCGATGCCAGCGCGGTCAGCGCGGTGTTCGACTTCGGCCTGGCCGACCGCAACTTCGCGCTGTACGACCTGGCCACCGCGATCGAACGCAACCTGGTGCCATGGCTGCACCTGGACGACGGCGGCCGCGCCGTCGCCGAGCTCGACCAGCTCGACGCACTGCTGCGCGGCTACGCCGCACTACTGCCGCTGGACCCTGCGCAGCTGCGCGTGCTGGCGGCGCTGCTGCCGCTGGTGCATGCCGATTTCGCGCTGAGCGAGATCGAGTACTTCGCCGGCATCACCGGCTCGGACGCGAATGCGGACATCGCCTACCGGCGCTACCTGCTCGGCCACGCCGACTGGTTCGGCGGCGAGGAGGGCCAGCGCCTGCTGCAACACCTGCAGCGGCGCGCGGCGGCGTGGCGATGA
- a CDS encoding sulfurtransferase: MSAPATPLIDVATLAAQLDAPRLRLFDASVELPAPRFDGDYRPASGADGWRQAHIPGARHADLLHALSDPQAGFGFALPERAALLAALQRLGIGDGCLPVLYDRSDGFWAARLWWMLRSVGIDAQVLDGGWRAWRGAGLPSASGEPATPASASASAMLTAAPRPAAWVDRRYIEAVLAGDAAGTLVCALSAPLFAGRAPSRYARRGHIPGSRNLPARALFDAAGHYLPPAQLARILAPLQAAARPLLLYCGGGISAAAVGLALSLLGETAVAVYDGSLQEWAADPALPLVALANVSSASERASDADAGAAMPRATDGSPTDAAEPRR, encoded by the coding sequence ATGAGCGCTCCCGCCACGCCGCTGATCGACGTCGCCACCCTGGCCGCACAGCTGGACGCGCCGCGGCTGCGCCTGTTCGACGCCAGCGTCGAACTGCCGGCACCGCGCTTCGACGGCGACTACCGCCCGGCCAGCGGCGCCGACGGCTGGCGCCAGGCGCACATCCCGGGTGCGCGGCATGCCGACCTGCTGCACGCACTGAGCGATCCGCAGGCCGGCTTCGGCTTCGCGCTGCCGGAGCGTGCGGCGCTGCTCGCGGCACTGCAGCGGCTGGGCATCGGCGACGGCTGCCTGCCGGTGCTCTACGACCGCAGCGACGGCTTCTGGGCCGCGCGGCTGTGGTGGATGTTGCGCAGTGTCGGCATCGACGCGCAGGTGCTGGATGGCGGCTGGCGCGCCTGGCGTGGCGCCGGCCTGCCCAGCGCCAGCGGCGAGCCCGCAACGCCGGCATCGGCATCGGCATCGGCAATGCTCACGGCCGCGCCGCGGCCGGCGGCGTGGGTGGATCGGCGGTATATCGAGGCGGTGCTGGCCGGGGACGCAGCAGGAACCCTGGTCTGCGCGCTGTCGGCGCCGCTGTTCGCGGGCCGCGCGCCGAGCCGCTACGCCCGCCGCGGGCATATCCCCGGCAGCCGCAACCTGCCGGCACGCGCGCTGTTCGACGCCGCCGGCCATTACCTGCCGCCGGCGCAGCTTGCGAGGATCCTGGCGCCGCTGCAGGCCGCAGCGCGGCCGCTGCTGCTGTATTGCGGCGGCGGCATCAGCGCCGCCGCCGTGGGGTTGGCGCTGAGCCTGCTCGGCGAGACCGCAGTGGCGGTCTACGACGGCTCGCTGCAGGAATGGGCGGCCGATCCGGCGCTGCCGCTGGTGGCGCTGGCGAATGTCTCCAGCGCGAGCGAACGCGCGTCCGATGCCGATGCCGGCGCGGCGATGCCGCGCGCGACGGACGGCTCGCCCACAGACGCGGCGGAGCCGCGCCGATGA
- a CDS encoding TonB-dependent siderophore receptor, whose translation MAHLSPSPAPLALALALALALAADDVDATSATQTPVELDAVNVQGEQPRHRSALGGYGDAALLDTPAAIAVIDRTQLDDRQVRVLSEVLRADASVGDSYAPIGYYENFVVRGYSLNAANSYRINGLTVTGEQNVALENKEQVQVLKGLSGLQSGLAEPAGVIDYTTKRPQQVRALVLGTDDDGGRYAAVDLGDWFGRDRQFGLRVNAAHEDMRSYVEHADGHRNFLSLAADWNIDPQSTLQLDVEYQDRQQRSVPGYQLLGGERVPGAVSVHRLLAYQPWSRPVGIDALNAQLRYQYRFNDVWRAQLAAAHSRAVIDDYSSFAWGCYGAASCAGDAVPNYFSREGDYDIYDYRSPDDTRRNDQLQASVSGSFATGPLQHQLNAGLDYLHRTIDQHGSINEWIGSGNIAADPPLLAQADADLGPKRRRLDSTQQSLLASDRIGIGAAWQLLLGARQVRYDERTWDRDGALTRRTRRSELLPQAALLFKPQQALSLYASFAKGLAPGGTASWFASNADAILAPTTAYQTEAGLKYERAGLALGAAVFDMRQAYQYAQPQADGSFLYLQQGRLHNRGIELSADGAIGERLHLQASVAGIRARAEDTGTPAYEDHQALNVPRLRASAQASWDVPGASGLALLGGAQYSGAKYADRSGHVAVGGYTVYNLGARYATRLGTVPTTLRLSVDNLADKRYWRDVGEYLGDDYLFLGAPRTARLALQFDF comes from the coding sequence ATGGCACACCTTTCCCCCTCTCCCGCGCCGCTCGCACTGGCGCTCGCGCTGGCGCTGGCGCTGGCCGCAGACGACGTCGACGCCACCAGCGCCACGCAGACGCCGGTCGAACTGGATGCGGTCAACGTGCAGGGCGAGCAGCCGCGCCACCGTTCCGCGCTGGGCGGTTACGGCGACGCCGCGCTGCTGGACACGCCCGCCGCGATCGCGGTGATCGACCGTACGCAGCTGGACGACCGCCAGGTGCGCGTGCTCAGCGAAGTGCTGCGCGCCGACGCCTCGGTCGGCGACAGCTACGCGCCGATCGGCTACTACGAGAACTTCGTGGTGCGCGGCTATTCGCTCAACGCCGCCAACAGCTACCGGATCAACGGCCTGACCGTCACCGGCGAGCAGAACGTGGCGCTGGAGAACAAGGAACAGGTGCAGGTGCTCAAGGGCCTGTCCGGCCTGCAATCCGGCCTCGCCGAGCCGGCCGGCGTGATCGACTACACGACCAAGCGCCCGCAGCAGGTGCGCGCGCTGGTGCTCGGCACGGACGACGACGGCGGCCGCTACGCCGCCGTGGACCTGGGCGACTGGTTCGGCCGCGACCGCCAGTTCGGCCTGCGCGTCAACGCCGCGCACGAGGACATGCGCAGCTACGTCGAGCATGCCGACGGCCACCGCAATTTCCTGTCGCTGGCCGCGGACTGGAACATCGATCCGCAATCGACGCTGCAGCTGGACGTGGAATACCAGGACCGCCAGCAGCGCTCGGTGCCGGGCTACCAGTTGCTCGGCGGCGAGCGCGTGCCCGGCGCCGTGTCGGTGCACCGGCTGCTGGCCTACCAGCCCTGGTCCAGGCCGGTCGGCATCGACGCGCTCAATGCGCAGCTGCGCTATCAATACCGCTTCAACGACGTCTGGCGCGCGCAGCTGGCAGCGGCGCACAGCCGCGCGGTGATCGACGACTATTCCAGCTTCGCCTGGGGCTGCTATGGCGCGGCCAGCTGCGCCGGCGACGCGGTCCCCAACTATTTCAGCCGCGAAGGCGACTACGACATCTACGACTACCGCAGCCCCGACGACACGCGCCGCAACGACCAGTTGCAGGCGAGCGTGTCGGGCAGCTTCGCCACCGGCCCGCTGCAGCACCAGCTCAACGCCGGCCTGGACTACCTGCACCGGACCATCGACCAGCATGGCTCGATCAACGAATGGATCGGCAGCGGCAACATCGCTGCCGATCCGCCGCTGCTGGCGCAGGCCGACGCCGACCTCGGCCCCAAGCGGCGGCGCCTGGACAGCACCCAGCAATCGCTGCTGGCCAGCGACCGCATCGGCATCGGCGCGGCCTGGCAGCTGCTGCTGGGCGCGCGCCAGGTGCGCTACGACGAGCGCACCTGGGACCGCGACGGCGCGCTGACCCGGCGCACCCGCCGCTCGGAACTGCTGCCGCAGGCGGCGCTGCTGTTCAAGCCGCAGCAGGCGCTGTCGCTGTACGCCAGCTTCGCCAAGGGCCTGGCGCCGGGCGGTACCGCGTCGTGGTTCGCCAGCAATGCCGATGCGATCCTCGCCCCGACCACGGCCTACCAGACCGAGGCCGGCCTGAAATACGAACGCGCCGGCCTGGCCCTGGGCGCGGCCGTGTTCGACATGCGCCAGGCCTATCAGTACGCGCAGCCGCAGGCCGACGGCAGCTTCCTGTACCTGCAGCAGGGCCGCCTGCACAACCGCGGCATCGAGCTGTCGGCCGACGGCGCGATCGGCGAACGACTGCATCTGCAGGCCAGCGTCGCCGGCATCCGCGCGCGCGCCGAGGACACCGGCACGCCGGCCTACGAAGACCACCAGGCCTTGAACGTGCCCAGGCTGCGCGCCAGCGCCCAGGCCAGCTGGGACGTGCCCGGGGCGAGCGGCCTGGCGCTGCTGGGCGGCGCGCAGTACAGCGGCGCCAAGTACGCCGACCGCAGCGGCCACGTCGCCGTCGGCGGCTATACCGTCTACAACCTGGGCGCGCGCTACGCGACGCGGCTGGGCACGGTGCCGACCACGCTGCGGCTGAGCGTGGACAACCTGGCCGACAAGCGCTACTGGCGCGACGTCGGCGAATACCTCGGCGACGACTACCTGTTCCTGGGCGCGCCGCGCACCGCGCGGCTGGCGCTGCAGTTCGATTTCTGA
- the pnuC gene encoding nicotinamide riboside transporter PnuC, whose product MSLLELLAVLVNVLGVWLTARRVRWCWPLNVVAVLLYAWLFYQWKLYSDMLLQGVYVFLQGYGWWRWSQGRLEHGKVRVGPLPRREGALSLLAGAAGAALLGWLMHRHTDAALPWLDAALSAFSLVASFWAARKRIANWGLWIALDSLYVGVFVYKGLYPTAALYAGFVLLAIYGLRLWQAEQRSAAAAAP is encoded by the coding sequence ATGTCCCTCCTCGAACTCCTCGCCGTGCTGGTCAACGTGCTCGGCGTGTGGCTGACCGCGCGCCGGGTGCGCTGGTGCTGGCCGCTCAACGTGGTCGCGGTGCTGCTCTATGCGTGGCTGTTCTACCAGTGGAAGCTGTACTCGGACATGTTGCTGCAGGGCGTCTACGTATTCCTGCAGGGCTACGGCTGGTGGCGCTGGAGCCAGGGTCGGCTGGAGCATGGCAAGGTCCGGGTTGGCCCGCTGCCACGGCGCGAAGGCGCGCTGTCGCTGCTGGCCGGCGCCGCCGGCGCGGCGCTGCTGGGCTGGCTGATGCATCGCCACACCGACGCCGCGCTGCCGTGGCTGGACGCGGCGCTGTCCGCCTTCAGCCTGGTCGCCAGCTTCTGGGCGGCGCGCAAGCGCATCGCCAACTGGGGCCTGTGGATCGCGCTCGACAGCCTCTACGTCGGCGTCTTCGTCTACAAGGGGCTGTATCCGACCGCGGCGCTGTACGCCGGCTTCGTGCTGCTGGCGATCTACGGCCTGCGGCTGTGGCAGGCGGAGCAGCGCAGCGCAGCCGCTGCGGCGCCATGA
- a CDS encoding UTRA domain-containing protein produces MPTPLNPAAGFGQRIVDALLARIAGGEWAADQRLPVERELAALFGCTRITLREALQQLESEGHIYRENRRGWFVSAPRVRHDPTSIAGFMQYVAAQGGTPRTELLGARRQPAGPVLARQLELDDAEAELFVLQRRRWIGRRAVLLETNAILAAWAPTLLEHDLAGSLSAVLGQRLGLRQARSRLSMYPATLGAEQAALLQSTAGTPCFRLQRVSYAADGRAVEFDIESWRHDALEVTVQVQAPPE; encoded by the coding sequence ATGCCCACGCCGTTGAATCCAGCCGCCGGCTTCGGCCAGCGCATCGTCGATGCGCTGCTGGCGCGCATCGCCGGCGGCGAGTGGGCCGCGGACCAGCGCCTGCCGGTGGAGCGCGAGCTGGCCGCGCTGTTCGGCTGCACCCGCATCACCTTGCGCGAGGCGCTGCAGCAACTGGAATCGGAGGGCCACATCTACCGCGAGAACCGGCGCGGCTGGTTCGTCAGCGCGCCGCGCGTGCGCCACGACCCCACCAGCATCGCCGGCTTCATGCAGTACGTGGCCGCGCAGGGCGGCACACCACGCACCGAACTACTCGGCGCGCGACGCCAGCCGGCCGGCCCCGTGCTGGCGCGGCAGCTGGAACTGGACGACGCCGAGGCCGAGCTGTTCGTGCTGCAGCGGCGGCGCTGGATCGGCCGCCGCGCGGTGCTGCTGGAGACCAATGCGATCCTGGCCGCGTGGGCGCCGACCCTGCTCGAGCACGATCTGGCCGGCTCGCTCAGCGCCGTGCTCGGGCAGCGGCTCGGGCTGCGCCAGGCGCGCAGCCGGCTGTCGATGTATCCGGCCACGCTCGGCGCCGAGCAGGCCGCGCTGCTGCAGTCCACCGCCGGCACGCCGTGCTTCCGGCTGCAGCGGGTCAGCTATGCCGCCGATGGCCGCGCGGTGGAATTCGATATCGAGTCATGGCGCCACGACGCGCTGGAAGTGACGGTGCAGGTGCAGGCGCCGCCTGAGTGA
- a CDS encoding glycosyltransferase: MTLPVVLLPVGVDDAALDACLGALEAHTPAGTRVWLADDAQAGPRGQRVVEAWLARTRLQADYTRRPRMLGEVAHLDEMLRACAAADVVVLAADAQPLPGWLQQLSACLARDAAIASATPWSNAGEACAWPRLGEINPVPEDGERLARACAALPPEHPELPSAVCHAVALRGAARQRAGGLDASSYGSWYAALIDLSLRMAELGWRNVLCETAYVARSGEGRAADGDMDALATRWPAWHARLAGFLMHDPLRARREELQRLYAELPPPDPQRALFDA; this comes from the coding sequence GTGACCCTGCCCGTCGTGCTGCTGCCGGTCGGTGTCGACGACGCGGCGCTGGACGCATGCCTGGGCGCGCTGGAGGCGCACACCCCGGCCGGCACCCGCGTGTGGCTGGCCGACGACGCGCAGGCCGGCCCGCGCGGCCAGCGCGTGGTCGAGGCCTGGCTGGCGCGCACCCGCCTGCAGGCCGACTACACCCGGCGCCCGCGCATGCTCGGCGAGGTCGCGCACCTGGACGAAATGCTGCGCGCCTGCGCCGCTGCCGACGTGGTGGTGCTGGCCGCCGATGCGCAGCCGCTGCCCGGCTGGCTGCAGCAGTTGAGCGCGTGCCTGGCGCGCGATGCGGCCATCGCCAGCGCCACGCCGTGGAGCAACGCCGGCGAAGCCTGCGCCTGGCCGCGGCTGGGCGAGATCAATCCCGTGCCCGAGGATGGCGAGCGCCTGGCGCGCGCCTGCGCGGCGCTGCCGCCGGAGCATCCGGAACTGCCCTCGGCGGTGTGCCACGCGGTGGCCCTGCGCGGCGCGGCGCGGCAGCGCGCCGGCGGCCTGGATGCGAGCAGCTACGGTTCCTGGTACGCGGCGCTGATCGACCTGTCGCTGCGCATGGCCGAACTCGGCTGGCGCAACGTGCTGTGCGAGACCGCCTACGTGGCGCGCAGCGGCGAGGGCCGCGCCGCCGACGGCGACATGGACGCGTTGGCCACGCGCTGGCCAGCCTGGCACGCGCGCCTGGCCGGCTTCCTGATGCACGATCCGCTGCGCGCGCGCCGCGAAGAGCTGCAACGCCTGTACGCCGAGCTGCCGCCGCCGGACCCGCAGCGCGCGCTGTTCGACGCCTAG
- the gspD gene encoding type II secretion system secretin GspD: MTPRLFSLFLAIGLVAGCATTPSPDVRRGAAIDPHVGAAGSTSSTAGGPAGAADPNAVPDRVAPVIRRGSGTMINSSAAAAPAPSLANASSGSATFNFEGESVHAVVKAILGDMLGQNYVIAPGVQGTVTLATPKPVSPAQALNLLEMVLGWNNARMVYSGGRYNIVPADQALAGTVAPSTASPASARGFEVRVVPLKFISASEMKKVLEPYARPNAIVGIDGARNLITLGGTRAELENYLRTVQIFDVDWLSGMSVGVFPIQSGKAEQVAADLEKVFGENSKTPSAGMFRFMPLENANAVLVITPQARYLDQIQEWLDRIDSAGGGSRLFSYELKYIKAKDLADRLAEVFGAGGSRGDSNVSLMPGMQLSQMSGGLNGSSDGSLGGSSLNGSSDSLSSSSGSSSSGSSGGLGNGSLQLSPRTAGNGSVTLEVQGDKVGVSAVEETNTLLVRATPQSWRSIRDVVEKLDVMPMQVHIEAQVAEVSLTGDLQYGVNWFFENSVNASADSTVSNSTGLGAGAGLPSAAGRNIWGDIAGKVGSSGLGWTFLGKNAAAVISALDKVTNLKLLQTPSVFVRNNAEATLNVGTRIPINSTSINTGLGTDTSYSSVQYIDTGVILKVRPRVTKDGMVFLDIVQEVSTPGSRPAACTSGTSTVTNSSACNVDINTRRVKTEAAVQSGDTIMLAGLINDSTSDGSAGVPLLSKLPVVGALFGQKTQQKTRNEVIVLLTPTIVRNPQEARNLTDEYGQKFKAMQPLPASGKK, encoded by the coding sequence ATGACGCCGCGCTTGTTTTCCCTGTTCCTCGCGATCGGCCTGGTGGCCGGCTGCGCCACCACGCCTTCGCCGGACGTCCGCCGCGGCGCCGCGATCGACCCCCACGTCGGCGCCGCCGGCAGCACCAGCAGCACGGCCGGCGGGCCGGCCGGCGCGGCCGATCCCAACGCCGTGCCGGACCGCGTCGCCCCGGTGATCCGCCGCGGCAGCGGCACCATGATCAACTCCAGTGCCGCCGCCGCGCCGGCGCCGTCGCTGGCCAACGCCAGCAGCGGCAGCGCCACCTTCAACTTCGAAGGCGAGTCGGTGCACGCGGTGGTCAAGGCGATCCTCGGCGACATGCTCGGGCAGAACTACGTGATCGCGCCGGGCGTGCAGGGCACGGTGACCCTGGCCACGCCCAAGCCGGTGTCGCCGGCGCAGGCGCTGAACCTGCTGGAGATGGTGCTGGGCTGGAACAACGCGCGCATGGTCTACAGCGGCGGCCGCTACAACATCGTGCCCGCCGACCAGGCGCTGGCCGGCACGGTGGCGCCGAGCACCGCCTCGCCGGCCAGCGCGCGCGGCTTCGAGGTGCGGGTGGTGCCGCTGAAATTCATCTCCGCCAGCGAGATGAAGAAGGTGCTGGAACCGTACGCGCGGCCGAACGCGATCGTCGGCATCGACGGCGCGCGCAACCTCATCACCCTCGGCGGCACCCGCGCGGAACTGGAGAACTACCTGCGCACGGTGCAGATCTTCGACGTGGACTGGCTGTCGGGCATGTCGGTGGGCGTGTTCCCGATCCAGTCGGGCAAGGCCGAGCAGGTCGCCGCCGATCTGGAGAAGGTGTTCGGCGAGAACAGCAAGACCCCCAGCGCCGGCATGTTCCGCTTCATGCCGCTGGAGAACGCCAACGCGGTGCTGGTGATCACCCCGCAGGCGCGCTACCTGGACCAGATCCAGGAATGGCTGGATCGCATCGACAGCGCCGGCGGCGGCAGCCGGTTATTCTCCTACGAGCTGAAGTACATCAAGGCCAAGGACCTGGCCGACCGCCTGGCCGAAGTGTTCGGCGCCGGCGGCAGCCGCGGCGATTCCAATGTCTCGCTGATGCCGGGCATGCAGCTGAGCCAGATGAGCGGCGGCCTCAACGGCAGCAGCGACGGCAGCCTGGGCGGCAGCAGCCTCAACGGCAGCAGCGACAGCCTGTCCTCGAGCAGCGGCAGTTCCTCCTCCGGCAGCAGCGGCGGCCTGGGCAACGGCAGCCTGCAGCTGTCGCCGCGCACTGCCGGCAATGGCAGCGTGACCCTGGAAGTGCAGGGCGACAAGGTCGGCGTGTCGGCGGTGGAGGAGACCAACACCTTGCTGGTGCGCGCCACGCCGCAGTCGTGGCGCTCGATCCGCGACGTGGTCGAGAAGCTCGACGTGATGCCGATGCAGGTGCACATCGAGGCGCAGGTGGCCGAGGTCAGCCTGACCGGCGACCTGCAGTACGGCGTGAACTGGTTCTTCGAGAATTCGGTCAACGCCTCCGCCGACAGCACGGTGAGCAACAGCACCGGGCTCGGCGCCGGCGCCGGCCTGCCCAGCGCCGCCGGGCGCAACATCTGGGGCGACATCGCCGGCAAGGTCGGCAGCAGCGGCCTGGGCTGGACCTTCCTCGGCAAGAACGCCGCGGCGGTGATCAGCGCGCTGGACAAGGTCACCAACCTCAAGCTGCTGCAGACCCCGTCGGTGTTCGTGCGCAACAACGCCGAGGCCACGCTCAACGTCGGCACGCGCATCCCGATCAATTCGACCTCGATCAACACCGGCCTGGGCACCGACACCAGCTATTCGTCGGTGCAGTACATCGACACCGGCGTGATCCTGAAGGTGCGCCCGCGGGTGACCAAGGACGGCATGGTGTTCCTGGACATCGTGCAGGAAGTCAGCACGCCCGGTTCGCGGCCGGCGGCGTGCACCTCGGGTACCTCCACCGTGACCAACAGCTCGGCCTGCAACGTGGACATCAACACGCGCCGGGTCAAGACCGAGGCGGCGGTGCAGAGCGGCGACACCATCATGCTCGCCGGCCTGATCAACGACAGCACCAGCGACGGCAGCGCCGGCGTGCCGCTGCTGAGCAAGCTGCCGGTGGTCGGCGCGCTGTTCGGGCAGAAGACGCAGCAGAAGACCCGCAACGAAGTGATCGTGCTGCTGACCCCGACGATCGTGCGCAACCCGCAGGAAGCGCGCAATCTCACCGACGAGTACGGGCAGAAGTTCAAGGCGATGCAGCCGCTGCCGGCATCGGGCAAGAAGTAG
- the xpsN gene encoding type II secretion system protein XpsN, whose translation MRIEAIGLRTVWLATLALWGLLIWALGLAGLGQRIVPLPDDPAMTQRLPSLPAASGQRLGNYARYAEIAARPVFAEDRLPHPFLLSADNGQAAAPSVRLTGVLLTDSFKMATLTTEHGESLRLQEGRDPVKGWRLLSLQPRRAVVSGSSGTQTLELQVFDGKGGQPPTALGQGARPPGMPPLPGSPPPPAAPAVNTAATTAAAPQAGANGTTATPAPSAAAAAPAPSSEQLQAIRERIEARRRQLQQQRQNGTTPGQNP comes from the coding sequence ATGCGAATTGAAGCGATCGGGCTGCGCACCGTGTGGCTGGCGACACTGGCGCTGTGGGGGCTGCTGATCTGGGCGCTGGGCCTGGCCGGCCTCGGCCAGCGCATCGTGCCGCTGCCCGACGATCCGGCCATGACCCAGCGCCTGCCGAGCTTGCCGGCGGCCTCCGGGCAGCGCCTCGGCAATTACGCGCGCTATGCCGAGATCGCCGCGCGTCCGGTGTTCGCCGAAGACCGCCTGCCGCATCCGTTCTTGCTCAGTGCCGACAACGGCCAGGCCGCCGCGCCGAGCGTGCGCCTGACCGGGGTGCTGCTCACCGACAGCTTCAAGATGGCCACGCTGACCACCGAGCACGGCGAATCGCTGCGCCTGCAGGAAGGCCGCGACCCGGTCAAGGGCTGGCGGCTGCTGTCGCTGCAACCGCGCCGTGCGGTGGTCAGCGGCAGCAGCGGCACCCAGACCCTGGAGCTGCAGGTGTTCGACGGCAAGGGCGGGCAGCCGCCGACCGCGCTCGGCCAGGGCGCGCGGCCGCCGGGCATGCCGCCGTTGCCGGGGTCGCCGCCGCCACCGGCCGCGCCTGCGGTCAACACCGCGGCCACGACCGCCGCCGCGCCGCAGGCGGGCGCGAACGGAACAACCGCAACGCCGGCGCCGAGCGCAGCGGCGGCCGCGCCGGCGCCCTCCTCGGAACAGTTGCAGGCCATCCGCGAACGCATCGAAGCCCGCCGCCGGCAGTTGCAGCAGCAGCGCCAGAACGGCACCACCCCCGGCCAGAACCCTTGA
- a CDS encoding PilN domain-containing protein, giving the protein MTAWRDTMDRLGVRMTPGAGGVLVWWQRSLMAWLPPRWQLQLGWSQARLLLWRDGEQLYVARQIDAELGTPLALPWPLLPSDLEAVLGPRLAALPRVWLLPAQAALQRTLRLPAAAAEHLRDVVRFEIDRQTPFQADQVVYDVRLGARREDAQLDAELVVAPRRVLEELHASAGALRPTLAGVDVAAADGAPLGVNLLPPEQRHRRADPMRRWNAILAATALLALCAAGWQLLDNRRDALAQLRAQVDSGAQRARGVAAQRQQLVDLVEGAAFFDQLRAERPTALEIWNELSKRLPEGTYLEKFSVEGNQLQLIGLSSEASSLVGRLEGSPLWRTPSLTGVLQADPGSHRDRFTLTAELAGTKRKEAANAGAGR; this is encoded by the coding sequence ATGACTGCGTGGCGGGACACGATGGACAGGCTCGGCGTGCGCATGACGCCCGGCGCCGGCGGCGTGCTGGTCTGGTGGCAGCGTTCGCTGATGGCGTGGCTGCCGCCGCGCTGGCAGCTGCAGCTGGGCTGGTCGCAGGCGCGGCTGCTGCTGTGGCGCGACGGCGAACAGCTGTACGTCGCGCGCCAGATCGATGCCGAACTGGGCACGCCGCTGGCGTTGCCGTGGCCGCTGCTGCCGAGCGACCTGGAGGCCGTGCTCGGCCCGCGCCTGGCCGCATTGCCGCGGGTCTGGCTGCTGCCGGCGCAGGCCGCGCTGCAACGCACGCTGCGCCTGCCGGCCGCGGCCGCCGAACACCTGCGCGACGTGGTCCGGTTCGAGATCGACCGGCAGACGCCGTTCCAGGCCGACCAGGTGGTCTATGACGTGCGCCTCGGCGCGCGCCGCGAGGATGCGCAACTCGACGCCGAACTGGTGGTGGCGCCGCGCCGCGTGCTGGAGGAACTGCACGCCAGCGCCGGTGCGCTGCGCCCGACCCTGGCCGGGGTCGATGTCGCCGCGGCCGACGGCGCGCCGCTGGGCGTCAACCTGCTGCCGCCGGAGCAGCGCCATCGCCGCGCCGACCCGATGCGGCGCTGGAACGCGATCCTCGCCGCGACCGCGCTGCTGGCGCTGTGCGCCGCCGGCTGGCAGCTGCTGGACAACCGCCGCGACGCGCTCGCGCAGTTGCGCGCGCAAGTGGACAGCGGCGCGCAGCGCGCGCGCGGCGTGGCCGCGCAGCGCCAGCAACTGGTCGATCTGGTCGAAGGCGCGGCCTTCTTCGACCAACTGCGCGCCGAGCGGCCGACCGCGCTGGAAATTTGGAACGAGCTGAGCAAGCGTCTGCCCGAGGGCACCTACCTGGAGAAATTCTCGGTCGAGGGCAACCAGTTGCAACTGATCGGACTCAGCAGCGAGGCGTCCTCGCTGGTCGGGCGGCTGGAGGGCTCGCCGCTGTGGCGCACGCCGTCGCTGACCGGCGTGCTGCAGGCCGATCCGGGCAGCCACCGCGACCGCTTCACCCTGACCGCCGAACTGGCCGGGACCAAGCGCAAGGAGGCCGCCAATGCCGGTGCAGGTCGATAA